A region from the Aliarcobacter thereius LMG 24486 genome encodes:
- a CDS encoding MBOAT family O-acyltransferase, with amino-acid sequence MLFNSYEFIFAFLPITFFIYFYLNSKRLTVASKGFLVFASLFFYSWWNIAYLPLILISMLFNYVVGNSLAKASFENKKGLNKSFSKKSILIFGIVANLSLLGYFKYADFFIANFNLVSSSNVNLLHLVLPLAISFFTFQQIAYLVDSYRGETKEYDFLNYALFVTFFPQLIAGPIVHHKEMMPQFASKWNMVKRYKNIALGLFIFSIGLFKKVVIADTFAVWATAGFDTADTLNLIEAWATSLSYTFQLYFDFSGYTDMAIGIALLFNIKLPINFNSPYKALNIQDFWRRWHITLSRFLRDYVYIPLGGNKKGSFRTYSNLLATFVIGGLWHGAGWTFVFWGFLHGLALIIHRVWTNLGFKMNTILAWFITFNFVNIAWIFFRAKEWDDAIKVLSGMFGFNEIIINRPFINVSMKDEIYAWIFVSFILVLFFKNSMEKRDSFKPNYKLAFLTAFCFIFAILSLNKVSEFLYFNF; translated from the coding sequence TTGTTATTTAACTCATACGAATTTATATTTGCATTTTTGCCAATAACATTTTTTATATACTTTTATCTAAATAGTAAAAGATTAACAGTTGCATCAAAAGGGTTTTTAGTATTTGCGAGTTTGTTTTTTTACTCTTGGTGGAATATTGCATATTTACCTTTGATATTAATATCAATGTTGTTTAACTATGTAGTTGGGAATAGTTTAGCAAAAGCTAGTTTTGAGAATAAAAAAGGATTAAATAAATCTTTTTCAAAAAAGTCAATTTTAATATTTGGAATAGTTGCAAATTTATCTTTACTTGGATACTTTAAATATGCTGATTTTTTTATTGCTAACTTTAACTTAGTAAGCTCTTCAAATGTAAATCTTTTACATCTAGTTTTACCTTTGGCAATAAGTTTTTTTACCTTCCAACAAATAGCTTATTTAGTAGATAGTTATAGAGGTGAAACAAAAGAGTATGATTTTTTAAATTATGCTTTGTTTGTTACCTTTTTCCCACAACTTATTGCAGGACCTATCGTTCATCATAAAGAGATGATGCCTCAGTTTGCTAGTAAATGGAATATGGTAAAGAGGTATAAAAATATAGCTCTTGGTTTGTTTATATTCTCAATAGGTCTATTTAAAAAAGTAGTTATTGCAGATACATTTGCCGTTTGGGCAACAGCTGGATTTGATACAGCTGACACTTTAAACCTAATAGAAGCATGGGCAACAAGTCTATCTTATACTTTTCAACTATACTTTGATTTTAGTGGTTATACAGATATGGCAATAGGAATAGCACTATTGTTTAATATAAAACTTCCAATTAACTTTAACTCTCCATATAAAGCTTTAAATATACAAGATTTTTGGAGAAGATGGCATATAACTCTAAGTAGATTCCTTAGAGATTATGTATATATTCCTCTTGGTGGAAATAAAAAAGGAAGCTTTAGAACATACTCAAACCTATTAGCAACTTTTGTAATTGGTGGGCTTTGGCATGGAGCTGGATGGACATTTGTATTTTGGGGATTTTTACATGGTCTTGCTTTGATAATTCATAGAGTTTGGACAAACCTAGGATTTAAAATGAATACAATCTTAGCTTGGTTTATTACTTTTAACTTTGTAAATATAGCATGGATATTTTTTAGAGCTAAAGAGTGGGATGATGCTATTAAGGTTTTAAGTGGGATGTTTGGGTTTAATGAGATCATAATAAACAGACCTTTTATAAATGTTTCTATGAAAGATGAAATATATGCATGGATTTTTGTATCTTTTATTTTAGTTCTATTTTTCAAAAACAGTATGGAAAAAAGAGATAGTTTTAAACCAAACTATAAACTGGCTTTTTTAACAGCATTTTGCTTTATTTTTGCAATTTTATCTTTAAATAAAGTATCTGAATTTTTATATTTCAATTTTTAA
- a CDS encoding BRO-N domain-containing protein, which produces MTNCHQLKMKASDGKMKLTDVTNTDQLFRLIQSILSLKAEPFKLWLAKVAKERLDEQNLF; this is translated from the coding sequence GTGACAAATTGTCACCAGTTGAAAATGAAAGCAAGTGATGGCAAAATGAAACTTACAGATGTTACCAATACAGATCAACTCTTTAGGCTTATTCAATCTATTCTATCATTAAAAGCAGAGCCTTTTAAGCTTTGGTTAGCAAAAGTAGCAAAAGAGCGATTAGATGAACAGAACTTATTTTAA
- the lpdA gene encoding dihydrolipoyl dehydrogenase, with amino-acid sequence METIKTQVLVIGAGPGGYSAAFRCADLGLDTVIVERYPTLGGVCLNVGCIPSKALLHVAKVIEEAKHIKNAGIFYEEPKIDIKKVAEYKSGVVKKLTGGLDAMAKMRKVNHIQGYAKFLDENSVEVELSNGEKTKVSFDYCIIAAGSQSSKMSFIPHEDPRIWDSTDALEVKEIPKRLLILGGGIIGLEMGTVYSTLGSNVDVAIRGEQLMTGTDLDIIKVYTKANQDRFNIMAKTQTQSIIPKQDGIYVEFTGLNAPKEGILYDAVLVALGRSANGNKLGLENTNVEVDEQGLIKVDSQLRTKVPHIFAIGDIIGQPMLAHKAVHEGHVAAEVIAGHKVYFEPKQIPSIAYTFPEIAWAGMTEIEAKKAGINYEVSSFPWSASGRALASDVSNTGLTKLIFNKDTNQLIGGAIVGENAGELLGEISLALEMDCDAEDIALTIHAHPTLHESIGMAAEIYEGTITDLPNAKAVKRK; translated from the coding sequence ATGGAAACTATCAAAACTCAAGTTTTAGTTATTGGTGCAGGACCTGGAGGTTATTCAGCAGCTTTTAGATGTGCTGATTTAGGATTAGATACAGTTATTGTTGAAAGATATCCTACTTTAGGTGGGGTTTGTTTAAATGTAGGTTGTATTCCTTCTAAAGCTTTACTTCATGTTGCAAAGGTTATTGAAGAGGCAAAACATATAAAAAATGCTGGAATATTTTATGAAGAGCCAAAAATTGATATAAAAAAAGTTGCAGAGTATAAAAGTGGTGTTGTAAAAAAACTAACTGGTGGTTTAGATGCAATGGCTAAAATGAGAAAAGTAAATCATATTCAAGGTTATGCTAAATTCTTAGATGAAAATAGTGTTGAAGTAGAGCTAAGTAATGGTGAAAAAACAAAAGTAAGTTTTGATTACTGTATTATTGCAGCTGGTAGCCAAAGTTCGAAAATGTCATTTATTCCACACGAAGACCCAAGAATTTGGGATTCAACTGATGCACTTGAAGTAAAAGAAATTCCAAAAAGACTTTTAATTCTTGGTGGTGGAATAATTGGTCTTGAAATGGGAACAGTTTACTCAACTTTAGGAAGCAATGTTGATGTTGCAATTAGAGGTGAACAACTTATGACTGGAACTGATCTTGATATTATAAAAGTTTATACAAAAGCAAATCAAGATAGATTTAATATCATGGCTAAAACTCAAACTCAAAGTATTATTCCAAAACAAGATGGAATTTATGTTGAGTTTACTGGTCTTAATGCACCTAAAGAGGGAATCTTATATGATGCAGTTTTAGTAGCTCTTGGAAGAAGTGCAAATGGAAATAAACTTGGACTTGAAAATACAAATGTAGAAGTAGATGAACAAGGCTTAATCAAAGTAGATTCTCAGCTTCGAACAAAAGTGCCACATATATTTGCTATTGGAGATATTATTGGTCAACCAATGCTTGCACACAAAGCTGTACATGAAGGGCATGTAGCTGCTGAAGTTATTGCTGGTCATAAAGTATATTTTGAACCAAAACAGATACCTTCTATTGCTTATACATTCCCAGAAATTGCATGGGCTGGAATGACTGAAATTGAGGCTAAGAAAGCTGGTATTAACTATGAAGTTAGCTCATTTCCTTGGAGTGCAAGTGGAAGAGCACTAGCAAGTGATGTTTCAAATACTGGGCTTACAAAACTAATTTTTAATAAAGATACAAACCAATTAATTGGTGGAGCAATTGTTGGAGAGAATGCTGGAGAGCTTTTGGGTGAAATTTCACTTGCTCTTGAGATGGATTGTGACGCAGAGGATATTGCACTTACAATTCATGCTCACCCAACTTTACATGAATCAATAGGTATGGCTGCTGAGATTTATGAAGGAACTATAACAGATTTACCAAATGCAAAAGCTGTAAAGAGAAAGTAA
- a CDS encoding dihydrolipoyllysine-residue acetyltransferase, translated as MANIKEIFIPDLGADKDVDLIDIMVKVGDIVEVEDGLITLETEKASMDVPTPFKGKITEILVKVGDKVNSGDLIAKVEVVEENSVETVKTETTSSMQIEEEKVETTTQTATQFVKEQSIKSVVEEVIVPDLGAEKDVDLIDIMINVGDIIVKDYSIITLETEKASMDVPAPFGGEVIELFVKKGQKINSGDLIAKVIKTVVIEDKVPTPAPQTSSNSIEKNSKKENSSPTLQELAARSIDQEESKVLSKKAIKVYASPSVRKVAREFGVDLGFVKGSAKKGRILVEDIKAYVKEQLNKPASATGVGFGFNLPETKEIDFSIFGKIERVELSKVQKVSGPFLHKNYLSAPHVTQFDEADITELEEFRKSQNAIAKDFKLSPLVFIIKAVEKALKIHPRFNSSLSADGQELIMKQYFNIGVAVDTPNGLLVPVIKDVDKKGFKQIAIELAQLSQKARDGKLTSADMSGGCFTISSLGGIGGTFFTPIINSPEVAILGVSKSSIKPIYDGVEFKPKLILPLSLSYDHKVIDGADGARFTTTLSQLLSDIRLLSL; from the coding sequence ATGGCAAATATAAAAGAGATTTTTATTCCTGATTTAGGTGCTGATAAAGATGTTGATTTAATTGATATTATGGTTAAAGTTGGAGATATTGTTGAAGTTGAAGATGGGCTTATTACTTTAGAAACAGAAAAAGCATCTATGGATGTTCCAACTCCATTTAAAGGTAAAATTACTGAAATATTAGTAAAAGTTGGAGATAAAGTAAATAGTGGAGATTTAATTGCAAAAGTTGAAGTTGTAGAAGAAAATAGTGTAGAAACTGTAAAAACTGAAACTACTTCTTCTATGCAAATTGAAGAAGAAAAAGTTGAAACTACAACTCAAACTGCTACACAATTTGTAAAAGAACAAAGTATAAAATCTGTTGTTGAAGAGGTAATAGTTCCTGATTTAGGTGCTGAAAAAGATGTTGATTTAATTGATATTATGATTAATGTTGGAGATATCATCGTAAAAGATTATAGTATTATCACACTTGAAACTGAAAAAGCTTCTATGGATGTTCCAGCACCATTTGGTGGAGAAGTTATAGAATTATTTGTAAAAAAAGGTCAAAAAATAAATAGTGGAGATTTAATTGCAAAAGTTATAAAAACTGTTGTAATTGAAGATAAAGTTCCAACTCCAGCACCTCAAACTTCTTCAAATAGTATAGAAAAAAATAGTAAAAAAGAGAATTCATCTCCAACTTTACAAGAACTTGCAGCAAGAAGTATTGATCAAGAAGAGAGCAAAGTTCTATCTAAAAAAGCAATTAAAGTTTATGCAAGTCCAAGTGTAAGAAAAGTTGCAAGAGAGTTTGGTGTTGATTTAGGTTTTGTAAAAGGTAGTGCAAAAAAAGGAAGAATTTTAGTTGAAGATATAAAAGCTTATGTTAAAGAGCAACTAAATAAACCAGCAAGTGCAACAGGTGTTGGATTTGGATTTAATCTTCCTGAAACAAAAGAGATTGATTTTTCAATATTTGGAAAAATAGAAAGAGTAGAATTAAGTAAAGTTCAAAAAGTTTCTGGACCATTTTTACATAAAAACTATCTTTCTGCTCCTCATGTTACACAATTTGATGAAGCTGATATTACAGAACTTGAAGAGTTTAGAAAGTCACAAAATGCAATAGCAAAAGATTTCAAACTTTCTCCTCTTGTATTTATTATAAAAGCTGTTGAAAAAGCTTTAAAAATTCATCCAAGATTCAACTCAAGTTTAAGTGCTGATGGTCAAGAACTAATTATGAAACAATATTTTAATATTGGAGTTGCAGTTGATACTCCAAATGGATTGTTAGTACCTGTTATTAAAGATGTAGATAAAAAAGGTTTCAAACAAATTGCAATTGAGTTAGCACAACTATCACAAAAAGCAAGAGATGGAAAATTAACGAGTGCTGATATGAGTGGAGGATGCTTTACTATTTCAAGCCTTGGTGGAATTGGTGGAACATTCTTTACACCAATTATAAACTCTCCAGAAGTTGCAATTTTAGGTGTTTCTAAATCATCTATAAAACCAATATATGATGGAGTTGAATTTAAACCAAAACTTATTTTACCTCTTAGTTTATCTTATGACCACAAAGTAATAGATGGGGCAGATGGTGCTAGATTTACAACAACTTTATCGCAACTATTAAGCGATATTAGATTGTTAAGTCTGTAA
- the aceE gene encoding pyruvate dehydrogenase (acetyl-transferring), homodimeric type, giving the protein MPKLNLEDINPLETKEWMEALEAVIEEEGVERAHFLLEKLIDKSRRSGAHLPYSATTAYINTIPTSEEEKMPADMDMERKIRSIIRWNAQIMVQRASNKQLELGGHIASFQSSATLYDVAFNHFFRAPNEKDGGDLIFFQGHISPGIYARSFLEGRFTQEQMDNFRQEAFNDGLSSYPHPKLMPSYWQFPTVSMGLGPLQAIYQARFLKYLTNRGLKDCSAQKVYCFMGDGETDEPESLGAIGMAAREGLDNLIFVINCNLQRLDGPVRGNGKIIQELEGGFRGAGWEVIKVIWGGLWDSLLEKDKSGKLLELMEQTVDGEYQNFKQKGGAYTRENFFNKFPETAKLVENLSDNDIWKLNRGGHDPVKVYAAFKRATQTKGRPTVILAKTVKGYGMGSAAEGMNIAHQVKKVDVNHLKAFRDRFDLPISDEAVESYSYYKPDEDSAEIKYLKAKREALGGFVPQRLEKFTNKLKMPTLNDFESIIAGSGDREISTTMAFVRVLNVLLKDKELGKNIVPIVPDEARTFGMEGMFRQYGIYSSAGQKYIPQDKDQVAFYKEDIKGQVIQEGINELGAMSSWIAAATSYSVNNLPMIPFYIFYSMFGFQRTGDLCYAAGDQKARGFLVGGTSGRTTLNGEGLQHEDGHSHILANTIPNCITYDPTYGYEVAVIVKDGIQRMYGDNQEDIFYYITTLNENYAQPSMPEGSEDGIIKGIYKVKTFEAKNDFKVKLLGSGSIFQEAMKAALILSNEYDIKVDIYSVTSYNELTREAQDIERKNLLNIDKAPEISYVDQVLGSDEENVVISATDYIKSYSEQLRPYIKGSFKALGTDGYGRSDSRANLRKFFEVDTNFIVYTTLAELARKGKLDKKVALEAMKKYEIDSSRVSPRNS; this is encoded by the coding sequence ATGCCTAAGTTAAATTTAGAAGATATAAATCCACTAGAGACTAAAGAGTGGATGGAAGCTTTAGAAGCAGTTATAGAAGAAGAAGGAGTTGAGAGAGCTCATTTCTTACTAGAAAAACTAATTGATAAATCAAGAAGAAGTGGTGCACATCTACCTTATAGTGCAACTACTGCATATATAAATACTATTCCTACAAGTGAAGAAGAGAAAATGCCAGCTGATATGGATATGGAGAGAAAAATTAGATCTATTATCAGATGGAATGCACAAATAATGGTTCAAAGAGCTTCAAATAAACAACTTGAACTTGGTGGTCATATTGCATCTTTTCAATCATCAGCAACACTTTATGATGTAGCTTTTAATCACTTTTTTAGAGCACCAAATGAAAAAGATGGTGGAGATTTAATATTTTTCCAAGGACATATAAGTCCTGGTATTTATGCTAGAAGTTTTCTTGAAGGAAGATTTACTCAAGAGCAGATGGATAATTTTAGACAAGAAGCATTTAATGATGGACTTTCATCTTATCCACACCCAAAACTAATGCCATCATATTGGCAGTTTCCAACAGTTTCAATGGGACTTGGACCACTTCAAGCAATATATCAAGCAAGATTCTTAAAATATCTTACAAATAGAGGTTTAAAAGATTGTAGTGCTCAAAAAGTATATTGTTTTATGGGAGATGGTGAAACAGATGAACCTGAAAGTTTAGGAGCAATTGGAATGGCTGCAAGAGAAGGTTTAGATAATCTTATTTTTGTAATCAATTGTAATCTACAAAGACTTGATGGTCCAGTAAGAGGAAATGGAAAAATAATCCAAGAACTTGAAGGTGGATTTAGAGGAGCTGGTTGGGAAGTTATTAAAGTAATTTGGGGTGGACTATGGGACTCTTTACTTGAAAAAGATAAATCAGGTAAATTACTTGAATTAATGGAACAAACAGTTGATGGAGAGTATCAAAACTTTAAACAAAAAGGTGGAGCATATACAAGAGAGAATTTCTTTAATAAATTCCCTGAAACTGCAAAACTTGTTGAAAATTTAAGTGACAATGATATTTGGAAATTAAATAGAGGTGGACACGATCCTGTTAAAGTTTATGCTGCATTTAAAAGAGCAACACAGACAAAAGGAAGACCAACAGTTATTCTAGCAAAAACTGTAAAAGGTTATGGAATGGGAAGTGCTGCTGAAGGTATGAATATTGCTCACCAAGTTAAAAAAGTAGATGTAAATCATCTTAAAGCATTTAGAGATAGATTTGATTTACCAATTAGCGATGAAGCAGTTGAATCTTACTCTTATTATAAACCAGATGAAGATTCTGCTGAAATTAAATACTTAAAAGCAAAAAGAGAAGCTCTTGGTGGATTTGTACCTCAAAGATTAGAGAAATTTACAAATAAACTAAAAATGCCAACTTTAAATGATTTTGAATCTATCATTGCTGGAAGTGGAGATAGAGAAATTTCTACAACTATGGCATTTGTAAGAGTTTTAAATGTTCTATTAAAAGACAAAGAACTTGGTAAAAATATTGTTCCAATAGTTCCTGATGAAGCTAGAACTTTTGGTATGGAAGGTATGTTTAGACAGTATGGAATTTATTCAAGTGCTGGTCAAAAATATATTCCTCAAGATAAAGATCAAGTAGCATTTTATAAAGAAGATATAAAAGGTCAAGTTATTCAAGAAGGAATAAATGAACTTGGAGCTATGAGTTCATGGATTGCAGCTGCGACTTCATATTCAGTGAATAATCTTCCTATGATTCCATTTTACATCTTCTACTCAATGTTTGGTTTCCAAAGAACAGGAGATTTATGTTATGCAGCTGGAGATCAAAAAGCAAGAGGTTTCTTAGTTGGAGGTACATCTGGAAGAACTACTTTAAATGGTGAAGGTTTACAACACGAAGATGGTCACTCACATATTTTAGCAAATACAATTCCAAATTGTATAACTTATGATCCAACTTATGGTTATGAAGTTGCTGTAATTGTTAAAGATGGAATCCAAAGAATGTATGGAGATAATCAAGAAGATATTTTCTACTATATTACAACACTAAATGAAAACTATGCTCAACCTTCAATGCCTGAAGGTTCTGAAGATGGGATTATAAAAGGTATTTACAAAGTAAAAACTTTTGAAGCAAAAAATGATTTCAAAGTTAAGCTTTTGGGTTCTGGTTCAATATTCCAAGAAGCTATGAAAGCAGCTCTTATTTTATCAAATGAATATGATATAAAAGTTGATATTTACTCTGTTACTTCTTATAATGAATTAACAAGAGAAGCACAAGATATTGAAAGAAAAAATCTATTAAATATAGATAAAGCTCCTGAAATTTCTTATGTTGATCAAGTTTTAGGAAGTGATGAGGAGAATGTTGTAATTTCTGCAACAGATTATATTAAATCATATTCTGAGCAATTAAGACCTTATATTAAAGGAAGTTTCAAAGCTTTAGGAACAGATGGTTATGGAAGAAGTGATAGCAGAGCTAATTTAAGAAAATTCTTTGAAGTTGATACAAATTTTATTGTTTATACAACTCTTGCAGAACTTGCTAGAAAAGGTAAGTTAGATAAAAAAGTTGCTCTTGAAGCTATGAAAAAATATGAAATTGACTCTTCAAGAGTTAGTCCAAGAAATTCATAA
- a CDS encoding lipoate--protein ligase family protein, translating into MKFKNKFRLIITQKLSSIINSNIDKTLFKNFKKNDLPILRLYSWEDCITFGAGQNLDDYKKLQDDYNNNVSKRVTGGGVLFHGHDISYTIVIDPEMINNKDVKETYFLLCQFLIKFYENLGLKAKFAKEINEISLSKSPFCQVGFEAYDIIIDGKKIGGNAQKRSKNCILQHGSIPLFKKSDDEIFGSSLEDFGVKISFDIAKDALQKAFQEVFEVEFIEDSLNKDEKNILEKLIKDE; encoded by the coding sequence ATGAAATTTAAAAATAAATTTAGATTGATTATAACACAAAAGCTTAGTTCTATAATTAATTCAAATATAGATAAAACACTATTTAAAAACTTCAAAAAAAATGATTTACCTATTTTGAGGCTTTATTCTTGGGAAGATTGTATCACTTTTGGAGCAGGACAAAATTTAGATGATTACAAAAAGTTACAAGATGATTACAATAATAATGTTTCAAAAAGAGTAACGGGTGGTGGTGTTTTATTTCACGGACACGATATATCTTATACAATTGTAATTGATCCAGAAATGATAAATAACAAAGATGTAAAAGAGACATATTTTTTATTGTGTCAATTTTTGATTAAATTTTATGAGAATTTAGGGCTTAAAGCAAAGTTTGCAAAAGAGATTAATGAAATAAGTTTAAGTAAAAGCCCATTTTGTCAAGTTGGTTTTGAAGCATATGATATTATTATTGATGGCAAAAAAATCGGTGGTAATGCACAAAAAAGATCAAAAAATTGTATACTTCAACACGGTTCAATACCATTATTCAAGAAATCAGATGATGAGATTTTTGGTTCATCATTAGAAGATTTTGGAGTAAAAATTAGTTTTGATATTGCAAAAGATGCTTTACAAAAAGCTTTTCAAGAAGTTTTTGAAGTAGAATTTATAGAAGATAGTTTAAATAAAGATGAAAAAAATATTTTAGAGAAATTAATTAAGGATGAGTAA
- the lipA gene encoding lipoyl synthase: MTQKFYDNNKLEKTSEAKFKKPEWLRKKLTPHTQVEMENLLKDVGGLHTICQEAKCPNISECFANKNATFLILGNICTRRCTYCNVTTGKPNSVDESEIKKVTTSVLSLGLKFVVITSPARDDLKDGGAEQFYKVTKDIIEKSPDTKVEILIPDFKGDETSLKRVIDSGATIIGHNVETVPSLYRIRRNGTYERSIEVLRKLKELGGEKIKTKSALMVGLGETEEEMIQVFKDLLEVGCKFLSIGQYLAPSGDFEKVIEYVKPEQFKRYEDLAYGLGFEFVKASPYARSSYMAHHYLNMASAL, from the coding sequence ATGACACAAAAATTTTATGATAATAATAAATTAGAGAAAACAAGCGAAGCAAAATTTAAAAAACCTGAATGGCTTAGAAAAAAATTAACTCCACATACTCAAGTTGAGATGGAGAACCTACTTAAAGATGTTGGTGGATTACATACTATTTGTCAAGAGGCAAAATGTCCAAATATAAGTGAATGTTTTGCAAATAAAAATGCTACATTTTTAATTTTGGGAAATATATGTACAAGAAGATGTACATATTGTAATGTTACAACAGGAAAGCCAAATAGTGTTGATGAAAGTGAGATAAAAAAAGTAACTACTTCTGTTTTAAGTTTAGGACTTAAATTCGTTGTAATCACAAGTCCAGCTAGAGATGACTTAAAAGATGGTGGAGCAGAGCAGTTTTATAAAGTTACAAAAGATATTATAGAAAAATCTCCAGATACAAAAGTTGAAATACTTATACCTGATTTTAAAGGAGATGAAACTAGCTTAAAAAGAGTTATAGATTCAGGAGCTACAATTATTGGACACAATGTTGAAACAGTTCCAAGCCTTTATAGAATAAGAAGAAATGGTACATATGAAAGAAGTATTGAAGTTTTAAGAAAACTAAAAGAGCTTGGTGGTGAAAAAATCAAAACAAAAAGTGCTTTAATGGTTGGGCTTGGAGAAACAGAAGAAGAGATGATTCAAGTTTTTAAAGATTTATTAGAAGTTGGCTGTAAGTTTTTAAGTATAGGTCAATATTTAGCACCTAGTGGAGATTTTGAGAAAGTTATTGAATATGTAAAACCTGAACAGTTTAAAAGATATGAAGATTTGGCCTATGGTTTAGGATTTGAGTTTGTAAAAGCAAGTCCATATGCTAGAAGTTCTTATATGGCACATCACTATTTAAATATGGCTAGTGCATTATAA
- a CDS encoding YcaO-like family protein gives MNLISKDAPLEVSLKKMREILDNLDIKIKLSSPKNPVKNSFSVNLSYEGANNFIFSNGKGSSADSSLASAYGEFIERFQTNLYFNDFYIENRKFFFDQKEFPINEEFLSDELKKFYTLEDLEKEDFLDFNSNCFDKIISLPFINQSTNKSEYFPTNLLSNLYASNGLSTGNSANEAKVQALCEIFERNVKLKVIKDGIALPEFPKDIINSFPKISSDIKTLEENGFKLKVFDASLGGIFPVTAISFINPKNNTLFLSFGSHPILEISIERTLTELLQGRELNELNSFERPSFDMEEISSSSNLESHFVDSNAKVGIQFLNKNKDFIYTPWKFELLKSEEQYNSLKSILDNLGKTIYLREYDYLGFYSCQMIVPEFSEIYPLEDLIYNNKNQGKLIRDFILNKDNYDFETLLEELNGFDDFVNVGAFIGVIFKNDFSLAEFKADILIKQKEYEEAIFYLEHSKKPLSFLIIQILKAKLDDIDLLDYKDALNDIFTKELVIKAFNIVENDISMINLEFANEYENILKLFEKKYGKR, from the coding sequence ATGAATTTAATATCAAAAGATGCACCATTAGAAGTTTCATTAAAAAAAATGCGAGAAATACTAGATAATTTAGATATAAAAATAAAATTATCTTCTCCAAAAAATCCAGTTAAAAATAGTTTTTCAGTAAATTTAAGTTATGAAGGAGCAAACAACTTTATATTTTCAAATGGAAAAGGAAGTAGTGCTGATTCATCATTAGCTAGTGCTTATGGAGAATTTATAGAGAGATTTCAAACAAATTTATATTTTAATGATTTTTATATTGAAAATAGGAAATTCTTTTTTGATCAAAAAGAGTTTCCTATAAATGAAGAGTTTTTAAGTGATGAACTTAAAAAATTTTATACTTTAGAAGATTTAGAAAAAGAGGATTTTTTAGATTTTAATTCAAACTGCTTTGACAAAATTATATCTTTACCATTTATAAATCAAAGTACAAATAAAAGTGAGTATTTTCCTACAAATTTACTATCAAATTTATATGCAAGTAACGGTTTATCTACTGGAAACAGTGCAAATGAAGCAAAAGTTCAAGCACTTTGTGAGATATTTGAAAGAAATGTAAAACTAAAAGTTATAAAAGATGGAATTGCTCTTCCAGAATTTCCAAAAGATATTATAAATAGTTTTCCTAAAATTAGTTCAGATATTAAAACTTTAGAGGAAAATGGATTCAAATTAAAAGTTTTTGATGCAAGTTTGGGTGGAATTTTTCCTGTAACTGCAATATCTTTTATAAATCCAAAAAACAATACACTTTTTTTATCTTTTGGAAGTCATCCTATTTTAGAAATTTCAATAGAAAGAACATTAACTGAACTTCTTCAAGGAAGAGAATTAAATGAACTAAATAGTTTTGAAAGACCTAGTTTTGATATGGAAGAGATAAGTTCTTCTTCAAATTTAGAATCACATTTTGTAGATTCAAATGCAAAAGTAGGAATACAATTTTTAAACAAAAATAAAGATTTTATTTATACTCCTTGGAAATTCGAACTTCTAAAAAGTGAGGAACAATATAATTCTTTAAAATCTATTTTAGATAATCTAGGAAAGACAATATATTTAAGAGAGTATGATTATTTAGGTTTTTACTCTTGCCAGATGATTGTACCTGAGTTTTCAGAGATTTATCCACTTGAAGATTTGATTTATAATAATAAAAATCAAGGAAAACTAATAAGAGATTTTATTTTAAACAAAGATAATTATGATTTTGAAACTCTTCTTGAAGAACTAAATGGTTTTGATGATTTTGTAAATGTAGGTGCTTTTATAGGAGTTATTTTTAAAAATGATTTCTCTTTAGCTGAATTCAAAGCTGATATTTTAATAAAACAAAAAGAGTATGAAGAAGCTATCTTTTATCTTGAACACTCAAAAAAACCTTTATCATTTCTTATTATCCAAATTTTAAAAGCAAAATTAGATGATATAGATTTACTTGATTATAAAGATGCTTTAAATGATATTTTTACAAAAGAGCTTGTAATTAAAGCTTTTAATATTGTTGAAAATGATATTTCAATGATTAATTTAGAGTTTGCAAATGAGTATGAAAATATATTAAAACTTTTTGAAAAAAAATATGGAAAAAGATAA